A region of Salvelinus alpinus chromosome 24, SLU_Salpinus.1, whole genome shotgun sequence DNA encodes the following proteins:
- the LOC139552676 gene encoding ras-related protein Rab-1A-like isoform X2, which yields MNPEYDYLFKLLLIGDSGVGKSCLLLRFADDTYTESFISTIGVDFKIRTIELDGRTIKLQIWDTAGQERFRTITSSYYRGAHGIIVVYDVTDQESYNNIKQWLQEIGRYASENVNKLLVGNKCDLTTKKVVDYTTAKEFADSLSIPFLETSAKDATNVEQSFMTMAAEIKKRMGPGATAGGEKHNLKIDSTPVPQSGGGCC from the exons TGACTACCTGTTCAAGCTGCTTCTGATTGGTGATTCAGGGGTGGGAAAGTCTTGCCTCCTGCTTCGATTTGCG GATGACACCTACACGGAAAGTTTCATAAGCACCATCGGCGTGGACTTCAAAATCCGAACTATTGAATTGGATGGCAGGACCATCAAACTACAGATT TGGGACACTGCTGGTCAGGAGCGGTTTCGCACCATCACCTCCAGCTATTACAGAGGAGCCCATGGTATCATCGTTGTCTATGATGTAACAGATCAG GAGTCTTACAACAATATAAAGCAGTGGCTGCAGGAGATTGGCCGCTATGCCAGCGAGAATGTCAACAAGCTGCTGGTGGGTAACAAGTGTGACCTCACCACCAAGAAGGTAGTAGACTACACGACAGCCAAG GAATTTGCTGACTCCCTATCCATCCCCTTCCTGGAGACCAGTGCGAAGGACGCAACTAACGTGGAGCAATCCTTCATGACCATGGCGGCTGAGATTAAGAAGCGCATGGGGCCCGGGGCCACGGCAGGAGGAGAGAAGCACAACCTGAAGATTGACAGCACTCCAGTGCCGCAGTCTGGGGGAGGATGCTGTTAG
- the LOC139552676 gene encoding ras-related protein Rab-1A-like isoform X1, producing the protein MNPEYDYLFKLLLIGDSGVGKSCLLLRFADDTYTESFISTIGVDFKIRTIELDGRTIKLQIWDTAGQERFRTITSSYYRGAHGIIVVYDVTDQESYNNIKQWLQEIGRYASENVNKLLVGNKCDLTTKKVVDYTTAKQEFADSLSIPFLETSAKDATNVEQSFMTMAAEIKKRMGPGATAGGEKHNLKIDSTPVPQSGGGCC; encoded by the exons TGACTACCTGTTCAAGCTGCTTCTGATTGGTGATTCAGGGGTGGGAAAGTCTTGCCTCCTGCTTCGATTTGCG GATGACACCTACACGGAAAGTTTCATAAGCACCATCGGCGTGGACTTCAAAATCCGAACTATTGAATTGGATGGCAGGACCATCAAACTACAGATT TGGGACACTGCTGGTCAGGAGCGGTTTCGCACCATCACCTCCAGCTATTACAGAGGAGCCCATGGTATCATCGTTGTCTATGATGTAACAGATCAG GAGTCTTACAACAATATAAAGCAGTGGCTGCAGGAGATTGGCCGCTATGCCAGCGAGAATGTCAACAAGCTGCTGGTGGGTAACAAGTGTGACCTCACCACCAAGAAGGTAGTAGACTACACGACAGCCAAG CAGGAATTTGCTGACTCCCTATCCATCCCCTTCCTGGAGACCAGTGCGAAGGACGCAACTAACGTGGAGCAATCCTTCATGACCATGGCGGCTGAGATTAAGAAGCGCATGGGGCCCGGGGCCACGGCAGGAGGAGAGAAGCACAACCTGAAGATTGACAGCACTCCAGTGCCGCAGTCTGGGGGAGGATGCTGTTAG